The Hymenobacter sp. GOD-10R genome includes a window with the following:
- a CDS encoding succinate dehydrogenase cytochrome b subunit — MSWISNTFSSSIGRKVVVAITGLFLCSFLVVHLIGNFQLFKNDGGAAFNIYSHFMGTNPVIRTVEWVLLLGFVFHIYESYTLAVRNRAARSVGYVESRPSQNSPWYSRSMALLGTIILLFLLVHMYNFFYRARFGDLDPDINNNADLYTLVYSSFKQWWYVLLYVAAQVALCYHLIHGFRSGFQTLGLNHRKYTPLIRVIGYAFAILVCAGFAAMPLYFFFFKPELAH, encoded by the coding sequence ATGAGTTGGATTAGTAATACGTTTTCCAGCAGCATCGGCCGCAAAGTTGTGGTGGCCATTACGGGTTTATTCCTATGCTCGTTCTTAGTGGTCCACCTGATTGGCAACTTTCAGCTGTTCAAGAATGACGGCGGCGCCGCCTTCAACATTTATTCACACTTCATGGGCACCAACCCGGTCATCCGCACTGTTGAGTGGGTGCTGTTGTTGGGTTTCGTTTTCCACATTTACGAGTCGTATACGCTAGCAGTCCGAAATCGGGCAGCTCGTTCGGTCGGATATGTTGAAAGCCGTCCTAGCCAGAACAGTCCCTGGTATTCGCGCAGCATGGCGCTGCTCGGCACCATCATTCTGCTCTTCTTGCTGGTACACATGTACAACTTCTTCTATCGGGCTCGTTTCGGCGATTTGGATCCCGATATCAACAACAACGCGGACCTCTACACGCTTGTGTATAGTTCCTTTAAGCAATGGTGGTACGTGTTGCTCTACGTAGCGGCACAGGTGGCCTTGTGCTACCACCTCATCCACGGTTTCCGCAGCGGATTCCAAACGCTTGGCTTGAACCACCGCAAGTACACGCCTCTGATTCGGGTCATCGGTTACGCCTTCGCCATCTTGGTGTGCGCTGGTTTTGCCGCTATGCCGTTGTATTTCTTCTTCTTCAAACCAGAACTCGCTCATTAA